Proteins from one Oscillospiraceae bacterium genomic window:
- a CDS encoding LuxR C-terminal-related transcriptional regulator, whose product MERTRLHRARAVLTLCLSMAWVSVAAEMPNFTDGRPSFTGYLTLQCVVAGLVLWGGLEHVRPALFARCGARAPLAAAMLCLLLPLAAGSPLYVPATALYGISCGVFLGSSLTGYLDSGDTCGRLVKIGISAGVYTTAVYPFGVAYTLLASWLPAAALRFGAYILLCVLAVLVARLRRDPVQAASTPPELPPYGKRRGVTAAMLTLIVLFTVFNHLLLVGVLEQNGGTFRAPWVYFANVALRLPMGFLIGWFAHRGRWYYAVGLPLALMVAGCAVSLVSGGGRVGDTAMLGVFNCGGAAFVMLVHALGMQAALWRGRRALAASAGSLLHFTLTSFLNVDALRITPEFFGRVMRQPLTFLVIVSSLPLFLLIMIVLVNHKLMTVADTFFTLQANPAPLPAPREPPPAPAGDERFSAFERRIAALLIDGLSQSEIARRLHRPAGEVRETLRALRDKVDGNDPDVRAAAALSERYKLTRRETDMLRGLRRGLTNAEIAAELQLSEETIRIHVRNLIKKLPVENRQSVAAWVESQID is encoded by the coding sequence ATGGAGCGGACGCGTTTACACCGCGCGCGGGCGGTTTTGACACTCTGTTTGTCAATGGCTTGGGTCAGTGTCGCGGCGGAGATGCCGAATTTTACAGACGGGAGACCGTCTTTTACCGGATACCTGACGCTGCAGTGCGTCGTGGCCGGGCTGGTGCTCTGGGGAGGGCTTGAGCACGTGCGGCCGGCGCTGTTTGCCCGGTGCGGCGCGCGCGCGCCGCTCGCGGCGGCTATGCTGTGTCTGCTTTTGCCGCTGGCGGCGGGATCTCCGCTGTATGTTCCCGCCACGGCCCTGTATGGGATCTCCTGCGGTGTTTTCCTCGGCTCGTCTCTGACAGGGTATCTCGACAGCGGCGACACCTGCGGAAGGCTGGTAAAAATTGGTATTTCTGCAGGTGTTTACACCACGGCCGTCTACCCCTTTGGCGTCGCATATACGCTGCTGGCGTCGTGGCTGCCCGCCGCCGCGCTCAGGTTCGGCGCGTACATTCTCCTCTGCGTTCTGGCGGTCCTCGTCGCGCGGCTGCGCCGCGACCCGGTTCAGGCGGCGAGCACGCCGCCCGAGCTCCCGCCGTACGGAAAACGGCGCGGCGTCACCGCCGCGATGCTGACGCTCATCGTCCTGTTTACGGTGTTCAACCATCTGCTGCTGGTCGGCGTGCTGGAACAAAACGGTGGGACGTTCCGCGCCCCGTGGGTCTACTTCGCAAATGTGGCGCTGCGCCTGCCGATGGGATTCTTGATAGGGTGGTTTGCCCATCGGGGGCGGTGGTATTATGCGGTGGGGCTGCCGCTGGCCCTGATGGTTGCCGGCTGCGCGGTTTCCCTGGTCTCGGGGGGCGGCCGCGTCGGCGACACTGCGATGCTCGGCGTGTTCAACTGCGGCGGCGCGGCCTTCGTCATGCTCGTGCACGCGCTGGGTATGCAGGCGGCGCTCTGGCGCGGGCGCAGAGCGCTGGCCGCCTCGGCGGGTTCGCTCCTGCATTTCACGCTGACGTCGTTTTTGAATGTGGACGCCCTGCGCATTACGCCGGAGTTCTTCGGGCGCGTCATGCGCCAGCCGCTGACCTTTTTGGTGATCGTGAGCAGCCTGCCGCTGTTCCTGCTCATCATGATCGTTTTGGTCAATCACAAGCTGATGACCGTCGCGGATACATTTTTCACGTTACAAGCAAACCCCGCGCCGCTGCCGGCCCCGCGCGAGCCGCCGCCTGCCCCTGCGGGAGACGAGCGCTTTTCGGCCTTTGAGCGCAGGATTGCCGCTTTGCTGATCGACGGCCTCTCTCAGAGCGAAATCGCCCGGAGGCTTCATCGGCCCGCCGGTGAGGTGCGGGAGACGCTGCGCGCGCTCCGCGACAAGGTGGACGGAAACGACCCCGACGTGCGTGCCGCCGCCGCTCTTTCGGAACGGTACAAGCTGACGCGCCGGGAGACCGATATGCTCCGCGGTCTGCGCCGAGGGCTGACAAACGCCGAGATTGCCGCCGAGCTGCAGCTGTCGGAGGAGACGATCCGGATCCATGTCCGAAATCTGATCAAAAAGCTGCCGGTGGAGAACCGCCAAAGCGTCGCGGCATGGGTGGAGTCACAGATCGACTGA
- a CDS encoding type II secretion system F family protein, giving the protein MGAIGSVGILALLTLGSLFSVFFILFYLRGQDLAYMIEPLHEGHPVKEIYLVGLASLMFIRYKYNSRFDRKMLGYCKIIYGAKFADYYYRIVLAEMISLALSTLIFTCFLSAMANEMLILLFGLAAAAGLVYYVSTTVTDKIHERQESIFSDFSAVLSKLALLVNAGMILSEAWEKTAGTGEGVLYDEMRAAIEEVRNGQPEIEAYLNFASRCGVPEVNKFASTLVQNLNKGNRELVAFLRQASNESWSEKKHRARRKGEEASSKLLIPIGLMFIGLLIMIMVPILANVTF; this is encoded by the coding sequence ATGGGCGCAATCGGGAGCGTCGGGATTCTCGCACTGCTCACGCTGGGGAGCCTTTTCTCTGTGTTCTTCATCCTGTTCTACCTGCGGGGACAGGATCTGGCGTACATGATCGAGCCGCTGCATGAGGGGCACCCGGTGAAGGAGATCTACCTTGTGGGTCTCGCTTCGCTGATGTTTATCCGCTATAAGTACAACAGCCGGTTTGACCGGAAGATGCTCGGCTACTGCAAGATCATCTATGGTGCCAAATTTGCCGACTACTACTACCGCATCGTGCTGGCCGAGATGATCTCCCTGGCGCTCTCGACGCTGATTTTCACCTGTTTCCTCTCGGCCATGGCCAATGAGATGCTGATTTTGCTCTTCGGTCTCGCGGCGGCGGCGGGTCTCGTCTACTACGTGTCTACGACAGTGACGGACAAGATCCACGAGCGGCAGGAGAGCATCTTCAGCGACTTTTCGGCCGTGTTGTCGAAGCTGGCGCTGCTTGTGAACGCGGGCATGATTTTGAGCGAAGCCTGGGAGAAGACGGCCGGTACGGGCGAAGGCGTGCTGTACGACGAGATGCGCGCGGCGATCGAGGAGGTGCGCAATGGGCAGCCGGAGATCGAAGCCTACTTAAACTTTGCCTCGCGCTGCGGCGTGCCGGAAGTGAACAAATTCGCCTCCACGCTGGTGCAAAATCTGAACAAAGGGAACCGGGAGCTCGTGGCCTTCCTGCGGCAGGCGTCGAACGAGAGCTGGAGCGAGAAAAAACACCGGGCCCGCCGCAAGGGCGAAGAGGCCTCCAGCAAGCTGCTGATCCCCATCGGGCTGATGTTCATCGGCCTGCTCATCATGATCATGGTGCCGATTTTGGCAAACGTCACATTCTGA
- a CDS encoding CpaF family protein — MRYEEEQALIGEIKQYALDSLPLSQLSDEALEEEIERVTGEKIGTRYCSIESRLSIVQQVYSSIRGFGLLDSIISDDSITEVMINGHENVFIEKNGRLMKLDRQFETQRRLEDVIQRIVGLAGREVNQASPIVDTRLPDGSRVNVVLPPISLSGPVITIRKFTKTPMTIDMLIRYGSITREIAEKLEILVKAKYNIFISGGTGSGKTTFLNALSDFIPKDERIITIEDSAELQIKGIDNIVSLETRNANAAGAGRVTIRDLIRSSLRMRPERIVVGEVRGGEALDMLQAMNTGHDGSLSTGHANSTRDMLSRLETMVLQGAAGLPLDAIRQQIASAVDVIIHLSRLRDHARKTMEITEVLDYKDGEIQLNPLYVFEEDEHSTLEKVSGSLRRTENRLVNDFKLRLAGAKIIF; from the coding sequence GTGCGGTATGAGGAAGAACAGGCGCTCATCGGCGAAATCAAGCAATACGCGCTGGACAGCCTGCCGCTGAGCCAGCTCTCAGACGAGGCGCTTGAGGAGGAGATCGAGCGGGTGACCGGCGAAAAGATCGGGACCCGCTACTGTTCGATCGAGAGCCGGCTCTCGATTGTGCAGCAGGTGTACAGTTCGATCCGCGGTTTCGGTCTGCTGGACTCGATCATCAGCGACGACAGCATCACCGAGGTGATGATCAACGGCCACGAAAACGTGTTTATCGAAAAAAACGGCCGGCTGATGAAGCTCGACCGGCAGTTTGAGACGCAGCGGCGTCTGGAGGACGTGATCCAGCGGATCGTCGGCCTGGCCGGCCGCGAGGTGAACCAGGCCAGCCCGATCGTGGACACGCGGCTGCCGGACGGGTCCCGCGTCAATGTGGTGCTGCCGCCGATCTCGCTCTCCGGCCCGGTCATCACGATCCGGAAATTCACGAAGACGCCGATGACGATCGACATGCTGATCCGCTACGGCTCGATCACCCGGGAGATTGCCGAGAAGCTGGAGATCCTGGTGAAGGCGAAATACAACATCTTCATCAGCGGGGGAACGGGTTCGGGCAAGACTACATTTTTAAACGCCCTCTCCGACTTCATCCCGAAGGACGAGCGCATCATCACGATTGAGGACTCGGCGGAACTGCAGATCAAAGGCATCGACAACATCGTTTCGTTGGAGACGCGCAACGCCAACGCGGCGGGCGCGGGGCGGGTCACGATCCGCGACCTCATCCGCTCCTCCCTGCGCATGCGGCCCGAGCGCATCGTCGTGGGCGAGGTGCGCGGCGGCGAGGCGCTGGACATGCTGCAAGCCATGAACACGGGTCACGACGGCTCTCTCTCCACGGGCCACGCGAATTCCACGCGCGATATGCTGAGCCGCCTCGAAACCATGGTGCTGCAGGGCGCGGCCGGGCTCCCGCTCGATGCCATCCGGCAGCAGATCGCCTCCGCCGTGGACGTCATCATCCATCTTTCCCGGCTGCGGGACCACGCCCGCAAGACGATGGAGATCACCGAGGTCCTGGACTACAAGGATGGGGAGATCCAGTTAAACCCTCTTTACGTCTTCGAGGAGGACGAACACAGCACGCTTGAGAAGGTCTCCGGCTCGCTGCGCCGGACCGAAAACCGGCTCGTAAACGACTTCAAACTCCGGCTGGCCGGCGCGAAGATCATCTTCTGA
- a CDS encoding chromosome partitioning protein ParA yields MKIKIAVLEADKHYLDRIMAAFTSRFSEKLELYSFSDPVSAVETVREARIDVLLAGDDIDVDPSGLPARCGFAYLVDSVEVETYNGRRTICKFQKADAIYKEILSIYSETASHTFGARSAAGAAAKVLTFLSAAGGVGSSTLAVACAMALARRGHPVLYLNLEQFGDVSLYFSGQGQFDFGDVIYAIKSRRSNLALKLESLVKQDDSGVHFYDRCKTPLDMTEMKRDDLALLLEELSSGEYTHIVVDADFSLHPFSLALLELSSSLVFVSDGSEAANTKFTRAYRALQALEQQSDRALCNRIALMYNKFDNQTGRRIEDEHIPVLGGLARMEQATSKQLLERLRAMPLFDKLI; encoded by the coding sequence TTGAAGATCAAGATCGCCGTTTTGGAGGCGGACAAGCACTATCTGGACCGCATCATGGCCGCGTTCACGAGCCGGTTTTCCGAGAAACTGGAGCTCTACTCGTTTTCCGACCCCGTCTCCGCTGTCGAGACAGTCCGCGAAGCCCGGATCGACGTACTGCTCGCCGGCGACGACATAGACGTCGACCCTAGCGGCCTCCCCGCGCGGTGCGGATTTGCCTACTTGGTGGACTCTGTCGAGGTGGAGACTTACAACGGTCGGCGGACCATCTGCAAATTCCAAAAGGCGGACGCCATCTACAAGGAGATTCTCAGCATCTATTCCGAGACGGCGTCCCACACGTTTGGGGCGCGGTCGGCCGCCGGCGCGGCCGCCAAGGTGCTGACATTTCTCTCGGCCGCCGGCGGCGTCGGCAGTTCCACGCTCGCCGTGGCCTGCGCGATGGCACTGGCCCGGCGGGGGCATCCGGTGCTCTACCTGAACCTGGAGCAGTTCGGCGACGTGAGTCTTTACTTCAGCGGGCAGGGGCAGTTTGACTTCGGCGACGTCATCTATGCCATCAAAAGCCGGCGCTCCAACCTGGCGCTGAAACTCGAGAGCCTTGTGAAGCAGGACGACTCGGGCGTCCACTTCTATGACCGCTGCAAGACGCCCCTCGACATGACTGAGATGAAGCGGGACGACCTTGCGTTGCTGCTCGAGGAACTTTCCTCGGGCGAGTACACCCATATCGTCGTAGACGCGGACTTCTCTCTGCACCCGTTTTCCCTTGCGCTGCTGGAGCTGTCGAGCAGCCTGGTCTTCGTCTCCGACGGCTCCGAGGCGGCGAACACAAAGTTCACGCGGGCCTACCGCGCGCTGCAGGCGCTGGAGCAGCAGTCCGACCGGGCGCTGTGCAACCGCATCGCGCTGATGTACAACAAATTCGACAACCAGACGGGGCGGCGGATCGAAGACGAACACATCCCTGTCCTCGGCGGTCTCGCCCGGATGGAACAGGCGACGAGCAAGCAGCTCCTCGAACGGCTGCGGGCGATGCCGCTGTTTGACAAACTGATCTAA
- a CDS encoding phosphodiester glycosidase family protein — MNIRRGTALVLCTALCAALLAAPAAAAPVTVADVGTLHRADRLTLADRTVLTQTTLTHGTAGRQEERYIEWGPGSAVTAMTAGGDAVYGGTLTLNDVYRRLTARGIEPVAIVNADSFSPETGVPTGLLITEGVLRASDGGQTAVGFPRTGGVFLFKSPVYVNLTARVGTNDRTITVDDVNRLRTRDRLVLYTPDFAANTQTNTAGTHVVLTVSGALTVGGTVTGTVKEVLSGAAPAVLRAGEMVLSADAQGPLMRLEGLVPGASVSLTVRCADARLSSCDYAVGAYQRLLTNGQPVSGLEAGTAPRTAVGIKADGTCVFYTVDGRQENYSLGLSLTELARRLLSLGCVDAVGLDGDGSTILGARYPGQSELTVTGRPSDGAQRRVADFIVLANQTSAQSVAERIFVYPDGAVLLQNAQLTYKGFAADGNYHSVPAPAFTWWSDNNTVGTLDAGGTFTAHAPGTVSVAATAGGVSGGAVVRVVNALDSLTLINEQTNQTVTALAVMPGESVRLTAVGFVDTLSVVSQDSCFVWDVIGRIGAVDAEGTFTAADTIGVTGYLVALRGGNTVSIPVTVGQLPQTVENFEEAAGRFSEGDDKISFAYETEAENVRYGRRAGRLSYDFTGLPAGQTLTLPVDLPLSGSPAYLNLWVSGDESGNILSVKVEGASGGVTDLTVQTLNFTGYRYTQVLLPAGAARVTGLSILRAGSGALSGTILTDQWVASHHRYEDNLPPKMTVEKADATSQSGRILFEAVVTDDTGAILRREDITLRLDGVLVSFTHDELTGRVTAYLPLDDIHPHRLTLEAVDPAGNRDRRSFDLSTLPEGLPPDLRFADVELTHWARRDIAFLDNRGVLTAEERDGRFYYAPSRALTRADMAVYIARMLGVDLGRYDSVTLPFTDTDEIPAAALREVRALYALGVVRGKTQSGRLFYDPAASISRAEFCTIIGRTLARGYVKMPSVFGDRESIPAYAKEHIDTLLSLGVIAGYPDNTMRPAGDITRAEASKVLSRLY, encoded by the coding sequence ATGAACATCAGAAGAGGGACCGCGCTGGTATTGTGTACGGCGCTGTGTGCGGCGCTGCTCGCGGCCCCGGCCGCCGCCGCGCCCGTCACCGTGGCGGATGTGGGGACGCTGCACCGGGCCGACCGGCTGACGCTGGCCGACCGGACGGTGCTGACGCAGACCACGCTGACGCATGGCACCGCCGGGCGGCAGGAGGAGCGCTACATAGAGTGGGGCCCAGGCTCCGCCGTCACCGCGATGACGGCGGGCGGCGACGCCGTGTACGGGGGAACGCTCACGTTAAACGACGTATACCGGCGTCTCACGGCGCGGGGCATCGAACCCGTGGCCATTGTAAACGCCGATTCCTTCTCGCCGGAGACCGGCGTACCGACGGGGCTGCTGATCACGGAGGGGGTCCTGCGCGCCTCCGACGGCGGCCAGACAGCCGTCGGATTTCCCCGGACGGGCGGGGTGTTTCTCTTCAAATCGCCGGTCTATGTGAACCTGACGGCACGGGTCGGCACCAACGACAGAACCATCACCGTCGACGACGTCAACCGGCTCCGAACCCGGGACCGGCTGGTCCTTTACACGCCGGACTTTGCCGCGAACACGCAGACGAACACGGCGGGCACCCATGTGGTGCTGACGGTGAGCGGGGCGCTGACGGTGGGCGGCACGGTGACCGGCACGGTGAAGGAGGTCCTCTCCGGCGCGGCCCCGGCAGTCCTCCGGGCGGGCGAGATGGTGCTCTCCGCGGACGCCCAGGGGCCGCTTATGCGGCTGGAGGGACTTGTGCCGGGCGCCTCGGTCAGCCTCACCGTGCGCTGCGCCGACGCGCGCCTTTCGTCGTGCGACTACGCGGTGGGCGCGTACCAGCGGCTGCTGACCAACGGGCAGCCGGTCTCCGGCCTGGAGGCCGGCACGGCGCCTCGGACAGCCGTCGGCATCAAGGCGGACGGCACCTGCGTGTTCTACACGGTGGACGGCCGGCAGGAAAACTACAGCCTCGGCCTCTCGCTGACGGAACTGGCCCGGCGTCTGCTCTCCCTCGGCTGCGTGGATGCGGTAGGCCTGGACGGCGACGGCTCGACGATCCTGGGCGCGCGATACCCCGGGCAGAGCGAACTCACCGTCACGGGCCGGCCGTCGGACGGCGCGCAGCGGCGCGTGGCCGATTTTATCGTGCTGGCCAACCAGACGTCCGCCCAGAGCGTCGCGGAGCGGATCTTCGTTTACCCGGACGGAGCCGTCCTCCTGCAAAACGCGCAGCTCACATACAAGGGCTTCGCGGCGGACGGCAACTATCACTCTGTGCCGGCGCCCGCCTTCACCTGGTGGAGTGACAACAACACGGTCGGCACACTGGACGCCGGCGGCACCTTCACGGCCCACGCCCCCGGAACCGTCTCCGTGGCGGCGACGGCCGGCGGCGTCTCCGGCGGCGCCGTCGTCCGGGTCGTAAACGCGCTGGATTCCCTAACCCTCATCAATGAACAGACGAACCAGACCGTCACCGCTCTCGCGGTGATGCCCGGCGAGAGCGTGCGTCTGACGGCCGTCGGGTTCGTGGACACGCTGTCGGTCGTGAGCCAGGACAGCTGCTTTGTCTGGGACGTCATCGGCCGCATCGGCGCCGTCGACGCGGAGGGCACGTTCACAGCCGCGGACACCATCGGCGTGACGGGCTATCTGGTGGCGCTGCGCGGCGGCAACACGGTCAGCATCCCCGTGACGGTGGGTCAGCTCCCGCAGACCGTGGAAAATTTCGAGGAGGCCGCCGGGCGGTTTTCTGAGGGCGACGACAAGATCTCCTTCGCCTACGAAACCGAGGCGGAAAATGTGCGCTACGGCCGCCGGGCGGGGCGCCTCTCCTACGACTTCACGGGACTGCCGGCGGGGCAGACACTGACGCTGCCCGTCGACCTGCCGCTGTCCGGCTCGCCCGCCTACCTCAACCTGTGGGTCTCCGGCGACGAATCCGGAAACATCCTGAGCGTCAAGGTGGAGGGCGCCTCGGGCGGCGTGACCGACCTCACGGTACAAACGCTGAATTTCACGGGCTACCGGTACACACAGGTGCTGCTCCCGGCCGGCGCGGCGCGGGTGACGGGCTTGAGCATCCTGCGCGCGGGGTCCGGCGCGCTCTCGGGGACCATTCTGACAGACCAGTGGGTGGCGTCCCACCACCGGTATGAGGACAACCTGCCGCCCAAGATGACCGTGGAGAAGGCCGACGCCACAAGCCAGTCCGGCCGGATCCTCTTCGAGGCCGTCGTCACGGACGATACCGGGGCCATCCTGCGGCGGGAAGACATCACGCTGCGGCTGGACGGCGTGCTCGTGAGCTTCACCCACGACGAACTCACGGGCCGCGTGACGGCGTATCTGCCGCTGGACGACATCCACCCGCACCGGCTGACGCTGGAGGCGGTAGATCCGGCGGGCAACCGGGACCGCCGCAGCTTCGACCTGTCGACCCTGCCGGAGGGGCTGCCCCCGGACCTGCGGTTCGCGGATGTGGAACTCACGCACTGGGCGCGCCGCGACATCGCCTTTTTGGACAACCGGGGCGTCCTCACGGCCGAGGAACGGGACGGCCGGTTCTATTACGCGCCGAGCCGGGCGCTGACGCGCGCCGACATGGCCGTCTACATCGCCCGGATGCTGGGCGTCGATCTCGGCCGGTACGACAGCGTGACGCTGCCGTTCACCGACACGGACGAGATCCCGGCGGCGGCGCTGCGCGAGGTGCGCGCGCTGTACGCCCTCGGCGTCGTCCGGGGCAAGACGCAGAGCGGCCGGCTGTTCTACGACCCGGCGGCCTCCATCTCGCGCGCCGAGTTCTGCACGATCATCGGCCGGACGCTCGCGCGCGGGTACGTGAAGATGCCGTCGGTCTTCGGCGACCGGGAAAGTATCCCCGCCTACGCCAAGGAACACATCGACACCCTGCTCTCTCTGGGCGTCATCGCCGGTTACCCCGACAACACAATGCGCCCGGCGGGCGACATCACCCGCGCCGAGGCCTCCAAAGTCCTGAGCCGCCTGTACTGA